The following proteins come from a genomic window of Sorghum bicolor cultivar BTx623 chromosome 3, Sorghum_bicolor_NCBIv3, whole genome shotgun sequence:
- the LOC8054385 gene encoding N-terminal acetyltransferase A complex auxiliary subunit NAA15, whose product MGSSLPPKEANLFKVIVKSYETKQYKKGLKAADSILKKFPEHGETLSMKGLTLNCMDRKSEAYELVRRGLKNDLKSHVCWHVYGLLYRSDREYREAIKCYRNALRIDPDNIEILRDLSLLQAQMRDLSGFVETRQQLLSLKPNHRMNWIGFAVAHHLNSNSSKAIEVLEAYEGTLEDDYPPENERYEHSEMLLYKISLFEECGMLDRALEEMQKKESKIVDKLSFKEQMASVLFKLGRFDESESIYRSLLFMNPDNYKYFIAVQKCLGLYSDNGQYSADDVERLSALYNSLKEKYAWSSAVKRIPLDFLEGEKFKEAADNYVRPLLTKGVPSLFSDLSPLYEHPGKANILEQLFLKIEDSIRTFGCFPGCPQKEPPSTLLWTLFLISQHYDRRGQYDIALNKINEAISHTPTVIDLYSVKGKILQHAGNFTAAAALADEARSMDLADRYLNSECVMQMLQADQVGLAEKTAVLFTKDGDQHNNLHDMQCMWYELASGESYYRQGDLGRALKNFLAVEKHYADMTEDQFDFHSYCLRKMTLRAYVSMLKFQDRLHAHEYFHKAAAGAIRCYMKLHDSPTKSSTEENDEMSKLPPAQRKKLRQKQKKAEARAKREAEEKQEDETASSNSSKSGKKQHARPVDLDPHGEKLIQIENPLAEATKYLKLLQNNSSDSLETHILSFELSMRKQKVLLAFQAVKQLIKLDEDNPDSHRCLIKFFHKINSLPGPVTDSEKLIWNVLEAERPDMRQLHGKSLVEVNRSFLEKHNASLMHRAAGAEMMYLLEPDKKMEAIKLIEDSTNITSSGHSVLGPVKEWQIQDCIDVHKLLETVFGDHDVANRWKARCAEYFPYSTYFEGIKSAISAYAVDHSLESSPENGIASNPQLKSKEGEQGSLNGTVHIVDDLSSLSIR is encoded by the exons ATGGGGTCCTCGCTCCCGCCCAAGGAGGCCAACCTCTTCAAAGTCATCGTC AAATCCTATGAGACTAAGCAATATAAGAAAGGGCTTAAGGCTGCAGATTCTATATTAAAAAAGTTTCCAGAGCATGGTG AAACACTATCAATGAAAGGTTTGACGCTAAACTGCATGGACCGAAAATCTGAAGCGTATGAGCTTGTTCGCCGAGGCCTCAAG AATGATCTGAAGAGTCATGTCTGTTGGCATGTCTATGGTTTGCTTTATCGGTCAGATAGAGAATACAGAGAAGCTATAAAATGTTACAGAAATGCATTGAGGATTGATCCAGATAACATAGAAATTCTTCGTGACTTGTCTCTTCTCCAG GCACAGATGAGGGACTTGTCTGGCTTTGTTGAGACTAGGCAACAACTTTTGTCGTTAAAGCCAAATCATCGCATGAACTGGATTGGTTTTGCGGTCGCTCATCATTTGAATTCTAA TTCTTCTAAGGCAATAGAAGTATTGGAGGCATACGAGGGAACACTGGAAGATGATTATCCTCCAGAGAATGAGCGATATGAACATAGTGAAATGCTGCTGTATAAG ATATCACTGTTTGAAGAATGTGGGATGCTAGACAGAGCCCTTGAGGAAATGCAGAAGAAGGAGAGCAAAATT GTTGACAAGCTATCATTCAAAGAACAAATGGCATCCGTCTTGTTCAAACTTGGCCGCTTTGATGAATCTGAGAGCATATACAGATCTTTGCTTTTTATGAATCCTGATAACTACAA ATACTTCATTGCTGTCCAAAAGTGCCTTGGCCTATACTCTGATAATGGTCAATATTCTGCTGATGATGTTGAGCGCTTAAGTGCATTATACAACTCACTTAAAGAAAAGTATGCTTGGTCATCTGCTGTTAAG CGTATCCCTCTTGATTTTCTGGAAGGTGAGAAGTTCAAGGAGGCAGCAGACAACTATGTCAGACCTCTATTAACAAAG GGTGTGCCCTCACTATTTTCTGATTTAAGCCCACTGTATGAACATCCTGGCAAG GCAAACATACTGGAGCAATTATTTCTTAAAATAGAAGATTCAATTAGGACTTTTGGATGCTTTCCTGGATG TCCACAGAAGGAGCCTCCTTCCACACTGTTGTGGACTCTGTTTTTGATTTCTCAG CACTATGACAGAAGAGGGCAATATGACATTGCTTTAAATAAAATCAATGAGGCTATCTCACATACACCGACTGTCATCGATTTATATTCAGTAAAG GGGAAGATATTGCAACATGCTGGAAATTTCACAGCAGCAGCTGCATTAGCAGATGAAGCTAGGTCCATGGATCTTGCTGATCGTTATTTAAACAGCGAGTGTGTTATGCAGATGCTTCAGGCTGACCAG GTTGGCCTTGCTGAGAAGACTGCTGTCTTGTTTACAAAAGATGGTGATCAACACAATAATCTCCATGACATGCAGTGCATGTG GTATGAGCTTGCTTCTGGGGAGAGCTATTACCGTCAAGGTGATCTTGGCCGGGCCCTAAAAAATTTCTTGGCAGTTGAAAAGCATTACGCTGATATGACTGAAGATCAATTTGACTTCCATTCGTATTGCTTGCGGAAAATGACACTTAGAGCATATGTTTCTATGCTGAAGTTTCAAGATCGTTTGCATGCTCATGAATACTTCCACAAGGCTGCTGCTGGAGCTATCCG gtgctatatgaaactacatgatTCTCCAACAAAATCTTCTACGGAGGAGAATGATGAGATGTCAAAACTGCCACCTGCTCAGAGGAAGAAGTTGAGGCAAAAGCAGAAGAAAGCAGAAGCGCGTGCTAAAAGG GAGGCTGAAGAGAAACAGGAGGATGAAACAGCTTCATCTAACAGTTCAAAATCTGGAAAGAAACAACATGCAAGACCAGTTGATCTGGATCCACATGGTGAAAAATTAATCCAG ATTGAAAACCCTCTTGCAGAAGCTACGAAATACTTGAAGCTTCTGCAGAATAACTCGTCAGACTCATTAGAGACCCATATACTTTCATTTGAGCTAAGCATGAGAAAGCAAAAGGTTTTACTTGCTTTCCAG GCAGTTAAACAGCTCATTAAATTGGACGAGGATAATCCAGACAGTCACCGCTGTTTG ATAAAATTCTTCCACAAGATAAACAGTCTTCCTGGACCAGTGACTGATTCAGAGAAGCTAATTTGGAATGTTTTGGAAGCTGAAAGACCTGACATGAG GCAATTACATGGAAAGTCCCTTGTTGAAGTAAACAGAAGTTTCCTTGAAAAACACAATG CATCCTTGATGCACCGAGCAGCTGGTGCTGAAATGATGTATCTCTTGGAGCCAGATAAGAAGATGGAGGCAATTAAATTAATTGAAGACTCAACAAATATTACATCGTCAGG gcATAGTGTGCTTGGTCCTGTAAAAGAATGGCAAATTCAAGATTGTATCGATGTTCATAAATTGCTGGAGACAGTCTTTGGTGATCACGATGTTGCAAATA GGTGGAAGGCACGGTGTGCGGAATATTTCCCCTACTCGACATACTTTGAAGGCATCAAGAGCGCTATTTCAGCCTATGCTGTTGACCATAGTCTCGAGAGCTCACCAGAAAATGGAATTGCTTCAAACCCTCAGCTGAAATCAAAAGAGGGAGAACAAGGCAGTTTGAACGGGACTGTGCATATTGTGGATGATTTGAGCAGCCTAAGCATTCGGTAA